Part of the Pseudodesulfovibrio hydrargyri genome is shown below.
CCATCCCCATCCGGGAAGGCGTGATGCCATACCCCCTGTTCCACTCACGAGACAAGGAGAGAGCCCCATGGCCGCTTCACATACCCCTTTGACTTCCCTGCGCCGCATGCGGTCCCTGGCCGCCATGCTGCTCGCTTTTGCCGGCCTGGCGCTGTTCGCCCTGCCGGGCGGCGCGTTGGCCGAGGCCCCGCCCGCCGAGCCCTTTGACTACGCCGTGCTCAAGGGCAGAGCCCGCGCACTGGCCGGGCAGCCCTACGTCGACCACGAGGGTGAGATTCCCCAGGCTGTCGCGGACATGAACTGGGACCAGTACCAGGCCATCCATTTCAACAAGGACCACGCCCTGTGGCGCGACCGGGATTCGAAATTTCAGGCCACGCTGTTCCATCCGGGCCTGTACTTCAAGCGGCCCGTGGCCATCTATGAGCTCGCGGACGGCAAGGCCGCGCGGGTTGCCTACGACGCCGGGCTGTTCGACTACGGCAAGTCCGGCCTCGATCCGGAAAAGCTGCCCGGGGACATGGGCTTCGCGGGCTTCCGTCTGCAGTTTTCCCCGGACTGGGTGCGCGACGTGGTCGCCTTCCTGGGCGCGAGCTATTTCCGCGCCGTGGGCAAGGAGATGCAGTACGGCCTGTCCGCGCGCGGCTTGGCCGTGGACACGGCCCTGCCCCGGCCCGAGGAGTTCCCGGTCTTCACCGCCTTCTGGCTGGAGCGCCCCCGTCCCGGCAGCGATACGGCCACGGTCTACGCGCTGCTTGATTCGCCCAGCGTCACCGGGGCCTACCGCTTCGGCATCACGCCTGGCGACCAGCTGACCATGCGCGTGGACGCGGCCCTGTATCCGCGCAAGCCCATTGAGCGGCTGGGCATCGCTCCGCTGACCAGCATGTTCATGGCCGGGGAGAACGACCGGCGCACGGGCTACGACTGGCGGCCCGAGATCCACGACTCGGACGGCCTGGCCTTGCACACCGGCACGGGCCAGTGGATCTGGCGGCCCCTGAACAACCCGCGCTCGCTGCGCTTCAACGCCTACATGGACGACAACCCCAAGGGGTTCGGCCTGTTGCAGCGCGACCAGAACTTCGACCACTACCAGGACGACGGCGTGTACTACGACAAGCGCCCCGGCCTGTGGGTGGCCCCGCGCGGCGACTGGGGCAAGGGCGCGGTGGAGCTGGTGGAGATTCCGGCCCTGGACGAGACCTTCGACAACATCGTGGCCTTCTGGCACCCCGCCGAACCCGTGGTCCCCGGCAAGGAAATGCTCTTCAGCTACGACCTCTACTGGGGCACGGCCTCGCCTGGTCCCGTGGAGCTGGCCCGCGTGGTCGACACCTTCACCGGCCTGGGCGGCGCGGTGGGCAAGCGGCGCACGCGCTACAGCAAGCGGTTCGTGGTCGACTTCGCGGGCGGCCCGCTGGCCGGTCTTGGCAGGGACGCCCGGGTCAAGGCCTCCATCAAGACCTCGGCGGGCGAGGTCG
Proteins encoded:
- a CDS encoding glucan biosynthesis protein, translated to MAASHTPLTSLRRMRSLAAMLLAFAGLALFALPGGALAEAPPAEPFDYAVLKGRARALAGQPYVDHEGEIPQAVADMNWDQYQAIHFNKDHALWRDRDSKFQATLFHPGLYFKRPVAIYELADGKAARVAYDAGLFDYGKSGLDPEKLPGDMGFAGFRLQFSPDWVRDVVAFLGASYFRAVGKEMQYGLSARGLAVDTALPRPEEFPVFTAFWLERPRPGSDTATVYALLDSPSVTGAYRFGITPGDQLTMRVDAALYPRKPIERLGIAPLTSMFMAGENDRRTGYDWRPEIHDSDGLALHTGTGQWIWRPLNNPRSLRFNAYMDDNPKGFGLLQRDQNFDHYQDDGVYYDKRPGLWVAPRGDWGKGAVELVEIPALDETFDNIVAFWHPAEPVVPGKEMLFSYDLYWGTASPGPVELARVVDTFTGLGGAVGKRRTRYSKRFVVDFAGGPLAGLGRDARVKASIKTSAGEVELATVLPLDSVNGYRVRFDLVPPDETENPINLRMILTSGGKTLTETWTYQWSPPPADERELHNAGHLQ